A region of Synechococcus sp. MW101C3 DNA encodes the following proteins:
- a CDS encoding Hsp70 family protein, with product MATPGTLAIDLGSTTTVVAFQSAEGGAPQLVEIPPYSCADPCVVPSLLWLASATAEQPLIGRQVIEAGLAGSEGPELCRDFKRGIGGCADAGREEGAGGAAAASVLSPEQAGAMLLRQLWRHLPAQLAPTRLVLTAPIDGYRGYREWLHAVSQDLAVEEVALVDEPTAAAIGAGLPPGSRVLVVDLGGGTIDLSLVALEGGEGRAAPVAQLLRFAGRDLRNSSQKLRCARVVGKAGVALGGRDIDRWIAAALWAQVNGQGPPPGTLLEAAESLKCRLSDSAAASVLTMLPGGTSRLLQLSRQELETTLLEQGFLSLLDELLERVLAAARAEGLALADVEAILPVGGSSRIPLVRRWLQERCPGVPLRDERPIEAVALGALALTPGVRIKDVLARGVSLRCWDQRSGSHRWHPLFVEGQNWPTTQPLELLLACSDDGQEQIDLVLGEPRDDERSEVVFRDGLPQLRRRPAGEAEVQPWGQQPAPISLDTPGKRGSDCLRLHFQIDGQGQLVLESEDLSTSRRSPPQPLGPVR from the coding sequence ATGGCGACACCTGGCACCCTGGCGATTGACCTGGGCAGCACCACCACGGTGGTGGCCTTCCAGTCCGCCGAGGGCGGCGCGCCCCAGCTCGTGGAGATCCCCCCCTACAGCTGCGCTGACCCCTGCGTGGTCCCCAGCCTGCTGTGGCTTGCCAGCGCCACAGCGGAGCAGCCGTTGATCGGGCGCCAGGTGATCGAGGCCGGCCTCGCCGGCAGTGAAGGCCCTGAGCTCTGCCGCGATTTCAAGCGCGGCATCGGCGGCTGCGCCGATGCCGGCCGCGAAGAAGGAGCCGGTGGCGCCGCCGCTGCGTCTGTGCTGTCCCCGGAGCAGGCCGGAGCGATGCTGCTGCGCCAGCTCTGGCGCCACCTGCCAGCGCAGCTGGCCCCCACCCGTCTGGTGCTCACCGCGCCGATCGACGGCTACCGCGGCTATCGGGAATGGCTGCACGCCGTCAGCCAGGACCTGGCTGTTGAGGAGGTGGCCCTGGTGGATGAGCCCACCGCTGCGGCCATCGGCGCCGGACTGCCCCCCGGCAGCCGCGTGCTGGTGGTGGATCTTGGTGGCGGCACGATCGATCTTTCGCTGGTGGCGCTCGAAGGCGGCGAGGGGCGCGCCGCGCCGGTGGCCCAGCTGCTGCGCTTCGCCGGCCGCGACCTCAGAAACAGCAGCCAGAAACTGCGCTGCGCCAGGGTCGTGGGCAAGGCGGGCGTGGCCCTCGGCGGCCGGGACATCGACCGCTGGATCGCCGCGGCGCTCTGGGCGCAGGTAAACGGCCAGGGCCCGCCACCCGGCACCTTGCTGGAAGCTGCGGAATCCCTCAAGTGCCGGCTGAGCGACAGCGCCGCGGCGTCGGTGCTGACGATGCTGCCGGGGGGCACCAGCCGCCTGCTGCAGCTGAGCCGCCAGGAACTGGAAACCACTCTTCTGGAGCAGGGATTTCTCTCTCTGCTGGACGAGCTGCTGGAGCGGGTGCTCGCCGCCGCCAGGGCCGAGGGGCTGGCGTTGGCGGACGTGGAGGCCATCCTGCCGGTGGGGGGCAGCAGCCGGATTCCGCTCGTGCGCCGCTGGCTGCAGGAGCGATGCCCCGGTGTGCCCCTGCGCGACGAACGGCCGATCGAGGCGGTGGCCCTGGGGGCGCTGGCGCTCACCCCGGGCGTGCGGATCAAGGACGTGCTCGCCCGGGGCGTATCCCTGCGCTGCTGGGACCAGCGCAGCGGCAGCCATCGCTGGCATCCGCTGTTTGTCGAAGGGCAGAACTGGCCCACCACCCAGCCGCTGGAGCTGCTGCTCGCCTGCAGCGACGACGGCCAGGAGCAGATCGACCTGGTGCTGGGGGAGCCCCGCGACGACGAACGCTCCGAGGTGGTGTTTCGCGATGGACTGCCCCAGCTGCGGCGGCGGCCCGCAGGGGAGGCGGAGGTGCAGCCCTGGGGGCAGCAACCCGCGCCGATCAGTCTCGATACTCCCGGAAAACGTGGCAGCGATTGCCTGCGGCTCCACTTTCAGATC